The window TCACCGGGAATCGCCGCTCCGCATAACGACATAATATGCTTTAGTGATCCAAGGCTCTGAATAGGAAGAATTCCGGGTAGTACCGGCGCATTCATGCCAAGATCATTCAAACGCTCAACATAATCAAAGTAACATCTATAATCAAAAAACAGCTGGGTAATGGTAAAGTCTGCCCCGCAGGCAACTTTACGGCTATGTTGAATAAGGTCTTCCTCAATACTCGGAGAATCAGGATGTGCTCCGGGATACCCGGCCACAGCAATTCCTGCCTCCGGAAATTTACCACTTATATAATCAACAAGATCTGAGGCATGGGAAAACCTGCTTGAAGCTGTTGGATCATCTTTTCTGCCGTCACCGCCAAGAGCCAGAAAATCTTCAACACCCTTATCAAGAAGCGAACCTACAAAATGATCAATTGAATCTTCCTGAGCTCCTGCACAGGTCAGATGGGCAACAACTCCAATTCCAAACGAATTTATACGTGAACAGATTTCAAGGGAATTTTCATGGCTGGTTCCACCTGCTCCATAAGTTACTGAGGCAAAAAGAGGACCAAGGTCTGCAAGCTTGCCTGCTGTATCCATAAAACCCGGCCATGTGGATTTATCCTTTGGAGGAAAAAATTCAAATGAAAAAAACTGTTTCCCCTCTGCCACCTTATTCGCAACTTTCATTGTCTCAGTTCTCCGATTTAAGCTTCCGGCAGGGAAATTTTCTCCCTGCCGGATTTTATATTATAAGTTAATTTATCTTTTTTCTGGTAATCTCAGCGGCTTTAACCATATTTTCCAGCGAGGCTTCTGCTTCAGGCCATTCGCGGGTTTTTAAACCGCAATCCGGATTAACCCACAACCGTTCGCGCGGGATAACCATCATTGCCCGGGAAAGGAGTTCTGCCATTTCATCGGCAGAGGGAATTCTGGGACTGTGGATGTCGTAAATTCCCGGACCTACTTCGTTGGGATAATTATATATGCTGAAAGTGTGCAGCAGCTCCATATCACTTCGGCTTGCCTCCATGCTGATAACATCCGCATCAAGGTCGGCAATGGAACTGATTATTTTACCAAAATCGCAATAGCACATGTGGGTGTGAATCTGAGTTTCATTGCGGACAACGGTTGAGGCGAGTCTGAAACAGGCTACAGCCCATTTAAGATAATTGTCCTGCTCCGAAATTCTCAAGGGCAGCCCCTCGCCAAGGGCTGGTTCATCTATCTGAATAGCTTTCACTCCAGCGGCTTCCAGATCAGCAACTTCATCCCGTATCGCCAGAGCAAGCTGCCGGCATGTTTCACTGCGCGGCTGATCGTCACGCACAAAACTCCAGCAGAGCATGGTTACCGGTCCGGTCAGCATTCCCTTGACCTCCCGGCTGCTTACGGATCTGGCATATTGAATCCATTTAACCGTCATGGGTTCAGGGCGTGAAATGTCGCCAAAAATTACCGGAGGTTTTACACAGCGAGACCCGTAACTCTGAACCCAGCCGTTCTCGGTAAAGCAGTACCCGTCAAGCTGCTCCCCGAAGTACTCAACCATATCATTGCGTTCAGGTTCACCGTGAACCAGCAGATCAAGACCTATTTTTTCCTGACGGTTAATGCAGTCCTTGATTATTTCCTTAAGTTTGCCTTCGTAGACATCAACATCAATCTGTCCGTCTTTATATTTTCGCCGCAAAGCCCGCAGTTCATGAGTCTGGGGGAATGACCCGATGGTGGTCGTTGGTAGCAGAGGAAGCCCAAGGTTGTTTCTCTGGGATTTGGCCCTCTGACTATAAGGTGCTTGTCGTTTATAATCATCAGAGTTCAAAGACTGAATACGTTCGGTAACTGCCGGGTTATGAACCCGCGGGCTTTTGCGGCGGGACTCCTGAGCCTTGCGGCTTGCAAGGAGTTCTGAAGAAATATCTTCACCATTTACAGCTTTTGCAATCAGGCCTATCTCCACACATTTCTGTCTGGCAAAGGCAAGCCATGATTTTATTTCCGGATCAATTTTATTTTCATAATCGAGGTCAACAGGAGAATGAAGCAATGAGCACGAGGAACCGGCCAGCACACGCTCACTTCCAAGGGTGTCAACAGCTCTGCGCACATTATTCACAGCATTATCAAGATTTGTTTTCCAGACATTGCGACCATCAACAACACCAAGTGAAACAGCCATATCAGGGGAAACCAGTTCCAGAAGCCGCTCAAACTCATCACAACCACGAACAAGATCGGCATGAAGAGCATCCACCGGCAATGAGGTGGCCAGTTCAAGATTCTCTCCGTAGGTTCCAAAATAATTGGCTATCATCAACTTAACATCTGGAACGGCCGCACGAAATGCAGCATAGGCATTCTTGAAACCGTCTTTAAGTTCTTCGTCCAGATCAGTAGCCAGAACAGGTTCATCCAGCTGAATCCAAGAGCATTCTTTGGACAAATCCTTTAATAGTTCAATATAGGCTTCAACCAGACCCGGAAGCAGATCAAACTTATTAAATTCAACCTTTACGGACTTACCGAGGCTCAAAAATGTCAACGGTCCGGGCAGAACTGCTTTGGGAGTAAATCCTGCTGCTTTTGCTTCCCGTACCTGATCCACTATGGAATTATCAGCCACATAAAATTTCTGCCCTCTGGTAAATTCCGGCACTATATAGTGGTAGTTGGTGTCAAACCACTTTGTCATCTCCATAGCCTGCACTCCACCTTCACCGGCCTCGCCGCGGGCCATGGCAAAGTAGAGTGACAGTCCGCTTGAATATCCTGCTTCAACATATCTTTCAGGAACAACCCCGAACCTGAAAGAATTATCAAGGATATGATCATATAATGAAAAGTCGCCTACAGGCAGCAGATCTATCCCTGCTTCATGCTGAACAGTCCAATTCTGTTTTCTAAGATCTGCGGCAGTTTTCAAAAGTGATTCTTTGCTTGTCTGTTCTTTCCAGTAACTTTCAAGAGCTTTTTTAAGCTCACGGTTACCCCCCATCCGTGGAAAACCAAGAGTGTGCGTCAGCATACTTATCTCCATGTTTAAGATTTCAGCTATTCCAAAGCTGGTTTGAAGACAGATTTACTTTTCCCGGACGCGGGGATCATAAACAATAAGCTCGGGACGTCTTCCGGCTTACGGACTGCGGTTGACGCACCTTGCAGAAAACTTCCCAGTATACCCAGTGTCTTCTGCACAATACACTCATATTAAATGGAATGTATTAATAATGTCCGATTACGGCAGCGCGCCTGCGACGGACTCTCACCGTCTTCCGTTTCCTGAACTTCGCCTTCAATGTCTAAGTAGATATATAAAGATATTGTTATATAGTCAAGCAAAACTAAAGCTTATTCAGAACCAAAATTCTATGAGTGAGTTAACCCCAAGTCCATACTTACGCATGGATTATAAAAGGCAGCCTTTTCAACTTCAGCTTTAACACTGAAAACTGTCCAGCCCTAAAATTGGTCCTTTGGGTGTAAACATATTTCAGGACGGCTCACTCACCAGAATATAAAAGTCCCCTTGGATTCTTCCAAGGGGACTTTTTCAAATTATTTATTGCAGCTTCTTAAATTGACCTTTTCAGAAAATTTTCCCGGTTGGCCCGGAAAATGTGAAAGAGCTCCTTTCAACAGGCATGGACCGACAACAGCCACCCCTTCCCTGTCGGAACTGGATGCTGAACTGCGCCATAGAAAAACAGGATTGTTCTCAGAGCCCGGGCTGATCATATATATTTTAACCTGATTAATATTGGTTTCTGAGTTACCTTCGCGCTTAAGACTGTCATCTACATATTCTTTATCAATATAATTGTAGCCCCAGCCGACACGATCATAGCTGACCCCGCGGGCTGTGAAAGATTTTGAACCATATCTGACCATCACAGAAAATTCCGGGGACTTTTCATCGTAAATGTAGCCTTTCTGTTCCAGTTCACTCTTAGCCTGCGCATAAAGTTTTTTACCAAGCTCTCCACTATCCTGACCGGAGTCTGCCATATTAAAGCGTTTCATTGTCTGGATGCCCTGAGTTGAAACTGGCTGGTTACGGACTTCCATATCCACATATACACATCCCGACAGGACAAGCCCGGCCATAACAACCAATAATAAAAATTTTCTCACCACAAACTCCTTAAGAACAGTGCTTCGCCTGATATTAACTAATTAATTTACTTGTTACTACCCGTTTTATCTAAGTCAATAAAGAAATAAATGACCTGAATCCCCCTTATCACCTTAAGAAAGAGATAAGCAGGACAAAAATGTTTTGGAAAGAGTCGGAACAGGTGTCTATGCCTG of the Maridesulfovibrio bastinii DSM 16055 genome contains:
- the metE gene encoding 5-methyltetrahydropteroyltriglutamate--homocysteine S-methyltransferase, whose translation is MLTHTLGFPRMGGNRELKKALESYWKEQTSKESLLKTAADLRKQNWTVQHEAGIDLLPVGDFSLYDHILDNSFRFGVVPERYVEAGYSSGLSLYFAMARGEAGEGGVQAMEMTKWFDTNYHYIVPEFTRGQKFYVADNSIVDQVREAKAAGFTPKAVLPGPLTFLSLGKSVKVEFNKFDLLPGLVEAYIELLKDLSKECSWIQLDEPVLATDLDEELKDGFKNAYAAFRAAVPDVKLMIANYFGTYGENLELATSLPVDALHADLVRGCDEFERLLELVSPDMAVSLGVVDGRNVWKTNLDNAVNNVRRAVDTLGSERVLAGSSCSLLHSPVDLDYENKIDPEIKSWLAFARQKCVEIGLIAKAVNGEDISSELLASRKAQESRRKSPRVHNPAVTERIQSLNSDDYKRQAPYSQRAKSQRNNLGLPLLPTTTIGSFPQTHELRALRRKYKDGQIDVDVYEGKLKEIIKDCINRQEKIGLDLLVHGEPERNDMVEYFGEQLDGYCFTENGWVQSYGSRCVKPPVIFGDISRPEPMTVKWIQYARSVSSREVKGMLTGPVTMLCWSFVRDDQPRSETCRQLALAIRDEVADLEAAGVKAIQIDEPALGEGLPLRISEQDNYLKWAVACFRLASTVVRNETQIHTHMCYCDFGKIISSIADLDADVISMEASRSDMELLHTFSIYNYPNEVGPGIYDIHSPRIPSADEMAELLSRAMMVIPRERLWVNPDCGLKTREWPEAEASLENMVKAAEITRKKIN
- a CDS encoding methylenetetrahydrofolate reductase codes for the protein MKVANKVAEGKQFFSFEFFPPKDKSTWPGFMDTAGKLADLGPLFASVTYGAGGTSHENSLEICSRINSFGIGVVAHLTCAGAQEDSIDHFVGSLLDKGVEDFLALGGDGRKDDPTASSRFSHASDLVDYISGKFPEAGIAVAGYPGAHPDSPSIEEDLIQHSRKVACGADFTITQLFFDYRCYFDYVERLNDLGMNAPVLPGILPIQSLGSLKHIMSLCGAAIPGDIYCGAEKAFENGGDAAVKEFGLDFARKQIKNLLDGGAPGVHIYTLNKAEMCEKLITGLKQDGFFA
- a CDS encoding DUF4136 domain-containing protein: MRKFLLLVVMAGLVLSGCVYVDMEVRNQPVSTQGIQTMKRFNMADSGQDSGELGKKLYAQAKSELEQKGYIYDEKSPEFSVMVRYGSKSFTARGVSYDRVGWGYNYIDKEYVDDSLKREGNSETNINQVKIYMISPGSENNPVFLWRSSASSSDREGVAVVGPCLLKGALSHFPGQPGKFSEKVNLRSCNK